CAGCCCGTGGCGCATCACGAGTCGGCCACGATCGTCGAGCACGCGATCGATGGGAGCGTAGCGATTGTCGTACATGATCCGAGCAGTCAGTTCGTCCTTGGGGAAGGGTGAATCACCCAAGCCGAGTTCCTGGGCGGCGTCACGAGGCACCGGCAGACCCTCGGCGACGCTGCCATCAAGATCCCAGCGAAACTCGCGCAACGCGTAGCGCCATCGTTCGAACTGCGCGGCGAGTCGCGACCCTGGCAGGCGGCCGTCCTCGAGATCCTGACGGTCCCAAAAGTTCGCCAACCACGTCGCATGACTCCCCGGCTGCAATGGCAATGCTTGCCACTGCGCGCGTTCCGCGCTGCTGGCGAACCAGTTGAGATCGCTGTAGTACCACTCCGCATCACCCGCCGAGGCGATCGCCTGCGCGCCAGCGCGATACGCCTCGCGTGCACGCGCCGAGTCGCCCTCCGCGTACGCGAGTCTGGTGAGTAGATGATGCCGCATCGCGCTCGAGATCGAGTCGGCAGGAATCCGCTCGAGTGCGCGCGCCGCACCGTCCGTCGTGCCGACCTCCAACTCCAACCCGAACCACGCCAGGCCGAGGCGGAGAGGCAGCACCGGCAGGCGCGTCGCCGCAGCACGGAGATGCGCCAACTCCTTCTCGGGTGGTAGCCAGATGTAGGGGTATGGCGCGATCCGCATCAAGCGCTCGAGACTTGCGACGTCGCCACTGTCAGCCGCGACCAGCCAGCGCAACGCACGCACCGCCGGACCGCGCCAGTCGACCTCGTTCTCGCGCGGGGGTTGGTCGAGCGGCGTGAGCGGCTGGGCCATCGCGAGCAGCACCGTCACCATCTCGCGAACCGGCTCGGCGCGGCGCGGCTTCCCGTTCCAGTCGACCAGCATCCGCCGGGCAATCGGCATCAGCTCCTTGCGCGCGCCGGCCTCACCGGCCGTGACCCGCGCGGCCAACACGTCGAACTCCGCCCCCTCCCGTTGCGCTGGCACCGCGCGAGGAGCGGCGACGGCGATGGCGAGCGACAGGCCGGCGAGAATGGAGGCGCGAAGGGGCATCGGGGCTCCGGAGGAGGTCACGGAGAGTACCTCCGAATGTACGAAAACGGGAAGCGCGTGGCGCCACCCACGGTCGAATCGGTATCGTCCGGAAACACGGCCGCCAGCCATCCGTAGGGACGCCCTTGCCCTGACACCCTCGAGACCTCGATGACCATTCGCCCCTCCGCCGCCGCGCTCCTCCTCTTCGTCCTGCCGGCATCCCTCCCGGCCCAGCTTCCCGCTCCGGAAGCTCTGGTCAAAGGGCTGATCACAGCCGACCGCTCCTTCTCCGACATCGGCAAACTCCGCGGCTGTGGCGCCGTACTCACCGAGATGTTCGCCCCCGACGTGACCATTCCGGCCGGTCCCCGCGGCCTGCTCCAGGGGCGCGACAGCGTCCTGGCCGTCTACGCCGCATCGCCCGGCTTCGCCACGGCGAAGTGCAGCTGGACCCCGATCCGCGGCGGGATCGCCGCCGACGGGTCGCAGGGCTTCACCTTCGGCGCGATGACGCAGGCCAATGCCGACGGCACCGCCGTACCGTTCCGCTATCTGGCCTACTGGGTCAAGGGGGGGGCGGGCTGGCAGGTCGCCGTGTACAAGCGGTTGCGGGCCCCCGTGCCGGTGATGCCCACCACGATGCGGATGGCCGCAATTCCCCCCGCCTACATCGCCCCGCGCAGCGACGCCGCCACGCAGCGCACCATCGAGGAGTCGCTCGCCGAGGCCGAGCGGACCTTCTCGCGCGAGGCGCAGACGATCGGCCTCGGCCCCGCCTTCGCCAAGCATGGCAGCGCCGATGCGATGAACCTCGGCTCGCAGGCCGACAGCAACTTCACCTTTGGCGCCGAAGCGATTGGTCGGAAGATCGGCGACGGTGACACCACGAAGACGTCGCCCGTAACGTGGGGGCCCGACCGCGTGATCGCCGCGTCGAGCGGCGACCTGGGCGTGACGATCGGGATGATCTACCCCAAGGAGCCCGCCGCCGATGGCAGCAAGGCGAAGGGCTTCCCGTTCTTCACCGTGTGGCGGCGTGCGGGGCCGGGGCAGCCGTGGCGGTATGTGGCGGAGTGAGGGGCGCGCCTAGGCGTCGGAACGCGCTGTGTGGGGCCGACCTACCAGGCTTCCCGGCCTGAGGGTGGCCCCGACTCCCACTCCGGTGGATTAGAGCCGCGGGCAGCCGACGCACCAAGGTGCGGAGGTGGTGTCCGCCGCGACGGCGCTGGAATGGCGTGATCACGAGAGCCCCATGCTTCACGACCAGCTCCACCTCACTGCCGACCCTGAGCCCGGCCTCGGCCAAGAGCGCCTTGGGGAGCGGGAGCCCCTGGGAGTTGCCCCACTTCTGCACCCTGGAAATCATTGAGTGCCCTCCCAGAACGTTGAGCGACCTAGCGACGGCAAGCTGGTCAGGCCGCGATTTCGACCATGACGGCGTAAGAGTGCGGCACCGGGGTCTCGAGCCCCTCCTCGTGCAGCCCCTCGATATGGAAGGCGATCGCCTCACGCATCGCCGCTTCGACCGCCTCGCGCGTTGCGCCAGTGGCAATGCAACCCGGGACGTCGGGCGCATAGGCCGAATAGCCAGTCGGCGTTTCCTCAATCACAATCAAGAGCCGCGTCATTTCAATCCCGCCTGCTTGAGTACGCTGTTCAAGGTACCGGGGGCAACGTCATCGTTGGGGTGACCCGCGACCGTCACCAGCCCTGGCTTTGTCGGATGCCTGAATTGTCGGTGACTGCCACGGATTCTGGCAAGCCGCCAACCGTCTTGGGCGAGGATTCTCAAGAGGATTCGGACCTTCATGCCGACCGCCAACGAGGAGGTGCA
The DNA window shown above is from Gemmatimonadota bacterium and carries:
- a CDS encoding nuclear transport factor 2 family protein, producing MTIRPSAAALLLFVLPASLPAQLPAPEALVKGLITADRSFSDIGKLRGCGAVLTEMFAPDVTIPAGPRGLLQGRDSVLAVYAASPGFATAKCSWTPIRGGIAADGSQGFTFGAMTQANADGTAVPFRYLAYWVKGGAGWQVAVYKRLRAPVPVMPTTMRMAAIPPAYIAPRSDAATQRTIEESLAEAERTFSREAQTIGLGPAFAKHGSADAMNLGSQADSNFTFGAEAIGRKIGDGDTTKTSPVTWGPDRVIAASSGDLGVTIGMIYPKEPAADGSKAKGFPFFTVWRRAGPGQPWRYVAE
- a CDS encoding AbrB/MazE/SpoVT family DNA-binding domain-containing protein, whose amino-acid sequence is MISRVQKWGNSQGLPLPKALLAEAGLRVGSEVELVVKHGALVITPFQRRRGGHHLRTLVRRLPAALIHRSGSRGHPQAGKPGRSAPHSAFRRLGAPLTPPHTATAAPAPHAATR
- a CDS encoding type II toxin-antitoxin system HicB family antitoxin, translated to MTRLLIVIEETPTGYSAYAPDVPGCIATGATREAVEAAMREAIAFHIEGLHEEGLETPVPHSYAVMVEIAA
- a CDS encoding type II toxin-antitoxin system HicA family toxin — protein: MKVRILLRILAQDGWRLARIRGSHRQFRHPTKPGLVTVAGHPNDDVAPGTLNSVLKQAGLK